Proteins encoded within one genomic window of Deltaproteobacteria bacterium:
- a CDS encoding SYNERG-CTERM sorting domain-containing protein yields the protein MIRRSLVVALAMAGVALAPRVARADSPPYQPYEDACATTADGGACIVDLSDGAGAFQDGGVGLCGGNGTCAEHGTATQTDAGWECCTDRGDTCSPILGPGNCSVSVDCEQCLVASGPPTQDSPDAGSGSSSGCSTATAAAPWLLALLVPALVRRRKSA from the coding sequence ATGATCCGGCGATCGCTCGTCGTGGCGCTGGCGATGGCCGGAGTCGCCCTGGCGCCTCGCGTCGCGCGCGCGGACTCGCCGCCGTACCAGCCGTATGAAGACGCGTGCGCCACGACGGCGGACGGCGGCGCGTGCATCGTCGACCTCTCCGACGGCGCCGGCGCTTTCCAGGATGGCGGCGTGGGCCTCTGCGGCGGCAACGGCACCTGCGCCGAGCACGGCACCGCCACGCAGACGGACGCCGGCTGGGAGTGCTGCACCGACCGCGGCGACACCTGCTCGCCCATCCTCGGTCCGGGCAATTGCTCGGTGAGCGTCGACTGTGAGCAATGCCTCGTCGCGTCCGGCCCGCCGACGCAGGACTCGCCCGACGCGGGCTCGGGCAGCTCGAGCGGCTGCAGCACGGCCACCGCGGCCGCGCCCTGGCTGCTGGCGCTGCTCGTTCCAGCGCTGGTGCGGAGAAGGAAGTCGGCGTGA